ATACTGCCTCTGCATAttcaaaatgttgtaatttaattGTAATTTCAACTTAACTAACAAGTGCTTCTCCTAAATATTACATGCACAGATGTAGCTCAGTCCTTTATTAATAGACAACTACTGCATTGATTGTTTAAAATGACCCTGTTATAGGTTACATCTTTAATACGACCccaattaaaatgaattcttaaTATTAAAAGATTTTTACGGGACAGCTTTTGAAAGTTTAAGTACATTTTGTTGTTTATGCTTTTAATCCTTTTGAAGTCATATTCTGAATGTGAATCTTcaattgatttttatttgtttagttttttttgtatgtgaTATATTATTAGACAAACTACCATATCCAACATCCTACCTCAACTACCCAAAGGTAtttttacatgtattttttaTCGGGATTTTGAGTGCATATTGGTAAGAATAATAACAAGTAGAATTTCCTGAAATAGTACACATCTAAAATAATACATGACTCAGTATTTTTTATGTAAGTTTCAACTATATCTTTAAATCATGTGATTTAGAAAGTTATTATTTCTAATAACATGAAAAGTTTCTTTATACAAAACGGAATCGTGGTCCTTCTCTCCGGgtgctccggcttcctcccactgtctaaacacatgcatgttaggttaattgatgtctctaaaattgcccttaggagtgagtgtgagcgtgtatggttgtttgtctcgtttgtctctgtgtggccctgtgatggactggcggcctgtccaggtggtaccctgcctctcgcccattgaccgctggaataggctccagccccccgccccgcgacccgaccgacggattcagcggtacagaaaatggatggatggaatcgTGGTCCCATGAAGCCTCCCGGCCAGCAGGTGGCGGATTATTAATCACTCGCTGTCAGAAGCGGAAATGACATCACACAGTTGCGCAGTCCTCCACGTGCAGCAGCGTTTTAGTCACATTGGGTACTCCGCCGCTCTACGATGAAACGACCAAGTAAGTGTTGTCCCTTAAATATATAAACCGACATTCAAAGTGTTTGTAAGTGGCCATAACAGCTAGCTAATAAATGAGCGAGCAGCTTCCTAATAGTTACAAAGCACTGCTCGGTTTGCATTAGCTTCTCCCTCAGCTAATTTTTCAACCTGCGTTAAAGTGTCTGAATTTATACTTggtttttttccctccctccAGAGTTAAGGAAAGCAAGTAAGCGGGTCTCCTGTTCCAAACGTTACAAGATACAGAAGAAGGTATGTGGCCTGAATTGGTTGTATTCTAATTTCCTCTGTTTCGTACCATATCTCTTCCACCTTTGGGTAAACGGATTTTAACGTGTCTCGTGTCAGTGAGAGGCCATTTTTAGCCTCAATTTTTACTGACAAAATGCACTTTCCACGTGAAATGTAGTCACGCTCTGATGGTCTGTATTTAGGTCCGGGAGCATAAAAGAAAActaagaaaagaggaaaagaagaaagGAGGAAACAAACGAGTGAAGAAGGATCTCGGAGTTCCCAGCAGTGCTCCCTTCAAGGAGGAGGTTCTCCGGGAGGCAGAGCAAAGGAGGCTAAAGGTGGGCAGTCATAATTACAATGTCTCTTTTCGGAATAATGAACACGCACAGACCCCTGTTCCCAAAAGGATTGTTACGACCTTCGATCTATTCATTAGGGCTGTGATCGTCTCAGCCATTAAATGCTTTGAAGAAACCAAATATATAGCGCAGTGTGGATCTACCTTGGTTTGAACGTGTGCTGAGTATTTTTCTCTCAATTGAATCTGGTAGattgaagaagaaaaggaacaaAGACGACAAGCCAAAAAAGAGGAGCGAGCCCAGAAAAGGCAGAAAGACAAAGAGGCTGGGATAAAAGAGAGTGAACCCAAGGCCAAGAAGGCTCGCAGGGTAAAAGGTCAACTTGGTCAACTTTTCTTTGCTGGCATTTTCTAAACTCATTGTTAACCTGTTTATTTGTGTTCGGTTTGCATAGGATGACACAGCAAATCATTCAGAGACACAAACCGCCCCAGACAAGAGCTCAAAACAGTTCCTCTGTACTGAATTAAATAAGGTAAAAAGAAAACTACACAATTCCAGTCATTGTATCACACTGGAGTGTAAATGCTTTACTCACGTAGTCATTTCTTGTAGGTAATTGATGCATCTGATGTAGTAATAGAAGTCCTCGATGCTCGGGATCCGCTGGGATGCAGGTGTCCACAGTTGGAGGAGGCTTTGGTGCAGGGGGAAGGCAACAAGAAATTATTGTTGGTTTTGAACAAAATAGgtaatgacacattttcatgaGTAACATGTGTTGGATTTGATCGGGCTGTCAggactcagatttttttttctgcattgtagATCTGGTACCAAAGGAAAACGTGGAGAGGTGGATCGAGTGTTTACAAAAGGAGTTTCCGGTTGTGGCTTTCAAAGCGTCAACGCAGATCCGAGACAAAACCGTGGTAGGGGGTGCATTTTAAACATCGGAGCGCTTGAGTATTTGACTCTTCATATGAGCACTTAACATTTGGATGTATTGACAAATCTTTTATTCGAATCAATCAGATTCTTGCAGTTGGTTTTTAAAACACATTATCTGGATTTCCACCCTGTGGCAGGCTAAGAAATAGTTGCTGTTAATGTATTGCTGTATGATGTGGAGGACTGAGAAGGTTGAACAGCTTGTGTCGTGCTGTTGTAACTGGTTTTAACCTCCAAGAGTAACTAACAAACCACACAATAATGTCACTCTGGTTCACGAAGAGCTgataagtgtgtttgtgtgtcaataaaaacttttttttttaaagaacattTTCTTTAAATAGACTATTAAATGTGGCTTTAAGTAAAAGCTTTAGCCACTGAATCTGAGTTCTAAAATGGTttagatgtttaaaaaaaggatggtACTTTAAGATAATTCTTTCTGCGCTCCGTCTTTGCCAGCAAGCCAAGAAGAGCAGAATAGTGGCCTCCAACGAAGTTCTGGACAAATCCCGAGGAGCAGCCTGCTTTGGATACAGTTGTCTGAGTGAGCTGCTCACAGGTTATGCTGCTCAGACACAGAGTGAAGCTTCACTCAAAGTGGGCATTGTTGGTAAGTGCAGCTTTCCTTTCCCTGTCTTCTGTGAAAAGTGTCCTTGTTGCTGTCATTTTATAGTTTTACAGAACTCTTAATGTGTATGtagtcatatatatatatatttaaatttcTTGTTGCTATCCGTTTCTGGAAAAAACGGTACTCGATTTCAAAATACATCTTCTCTACAATCCTATTTGATCCACAGGTTTTCCTAATGTAGGGAAGAGCAGCCTCATTAACAGCATGAAGGGGATGATGGTGTGCAATGCTGGTGTCAAGAGAGGCATCACAAAGTAAGCGACGACAAACATGTTTGAGAAGAATCATCAAGGATTTGAATCTGAGCTATAAATTTTAGGTTTAACTAGAAAGTTAATGTAAACTTACGCTGATCAGCCACAGCATTATGATCACCTGTCTTGCTGCCAGTAGAGCTCTCGCCAGTCGTGGTGTCTGAGTGTCTTCTACCAGGATGGTGCTAATAGACCCTTTGAACCTGATCTTTGTGGATTGGGCTTGTTTCTCATAGTTGTTATCACATCCCTTCACATTTGTATGTGGGGAATTTTGGAGTCCAGATGAAGACcaggtgtgtgtatgtatttgaGACTGGTCtacaaaaatatttaaatggGTGGCAAGTTGAAAGGAAACATCCTCATGGATACTCAGATGTACTTTCCCATCAGAACATGATCATTATAAGAAGATGAACAGTGTAACTCACTTTCCTGTCAGGTCTTGATGTTGTGATCATATTTCTCTCGTTCCCTGAATTTTGTCTCCTTTCCAAACATTAGAACCATGCAGGAGGTGCACATCTCAAAGACTGTAAAGCTTATAGACAGCCCGGGAGTTGTGGCGTCACCAGTCAACCCATCAGCCTCCATGGCTCTGAGGAGCctgcaggtggaggagggccATGTGAGTGTGTTGGATGCTGTGAAGACTCTGCTGAAGCAGTGTGACAATACCCAGGTAGTACGAGTTTCATGTACAAGAGTGCAATGTGTAAAATATTTAATAGATGATTTACTTTAGTAACTGGCTTGAATTGCTCACATTGTTTCAGATAATGCTTCAGTACAATGTTCCAGACTTCAGAAATTCTCTGGAGTTTTTGACCCTGTTGGCCAAAAAGCGTGGTTTCTTGCAGAAGGGCGGCGTCCCTAACACAGAGCAGGCGGCTACTGCTTTCCTCGCTGACTGGACCGGGtaagttgtttttcctccttaaaGCTTGGAAAGGTTTGGTAGTTTCAGGGCATCAACGTGGAAATGAGGACAAAAACGCAATTCTGGATTTCAATATGAAGACTTCTAATCCAACTCTGATCCAAACACTATGCCTACCTGACTGCATCTATGTATTGTATCAAGggatatttttacatttttaaagcttGCATCTCTTTTGGTGTCCCCAGTCAAAAACTAAGCTACCACTGTAAGGTGCCAGGGACCCACTGCCTCCCTTCCTATATGACTGACACCGTGGTGGCTGAGATGCAGAAAGACTGGGATCTAACCAAAGGGAAAGCTGGAAATGAGGAAACTCTACAAGGTGCTGGTTTGAATTGAGCCTGTAGCCGGAGGTTTTAAGAAGTATTACTTGTCCCCACACAGAAATTAAGGAGCCGCATGGCCTTTAAGGGCTTTTGTCCAATGTCATTTTTTGTGTTGCTGAAAACGTTTTTCCTTCGTAGGTGTTAAATTTCCAAACCAGGCCAGCAGTATAACCTTAATCTCTAAAGGCCCAACACGAGGTCTGCTGAGAGTGGCCGACATCTCAGAAGAAAAGCCTGGCCCTGCAGCCCCAGAGGTCAACGTGGAGCAGAATGATGAGGTAACTGTAGATGGAGAGCTGTCAGACCACACAGATGCTTAAGATGATGATGATCTGTAATTCTGGAAATGAGGACAAAATTCAAGTCTTAATGTATTCATGCAGACTTCTAATCCAACTCTGATCCAGCcgactttttcctcctcttaaATCGCTGTAACTGCTGGACAAGTTATAATTTCTGCTCTTCTTTCAGCCTGAACAAACTACTGAGGACTCCGGGGAAGTAGAGAAAGCCCAGAAAACATCACTTCAAAGTAAGTGATTTAACATTTATTATTTGTTAAATTGCACACGCATgggaattgatttatttatttttacctctTTCTTCTCTTTGCAGAAAAACGGGTGCAGTTTCATTCAGTCCCTATTGACATCAGCCTGTCTACAGCTAATGCAGAGGATGCCTATGACTTCAATAcagattttaaatgagctttgcctTCATGCTGAGGTATTGAATAGGCTCATGCAGTTTTGTGGACCTTCTGACCGAGTCCCCATCAGGAAGCCTTTGACCATTTGCTTGTTATATGGGACGATGACTCGCGTGCCCTCGCCCTGCCACTTAAATCAGGAGAACAGTGGGACATATCGCTGCACTCGGACTTTACCTTCATCCCAAACTAAAATTCCAGCAGATTTGAATTTCTTTTGTCTGTGGTAGGTCACTACCCAAAGACGGACTGTATGGTCCAGCAGTTGTGTGTTTATACATGTCCATTAGCTACTTTTTCCAGTTTAAAGTTTGGAGTTGATGTGTAATATCTTAATGCAGACTACTGTATATAGACACCTACCTATTAATGTAataaatatttttgaaaatgaccAGCTTGCTTTTCCTTTCAAGTAAAGGTTATGGCAGGAGTGTCTATATTTTCTTTGCTCATTTATCTTACATCATTTTCCAGCAAGTGTCACAAACAAGAAAATGGCAAAATCCCAAGATATAAACTTTATTTCATGTACCGTACAAAAGACATTTACAACAGCAAGGTAATGCTTTTTCAGAATATATAAAAATCCTATCAATGGGATAATACATGGGGGAAAATGTGCAAATGGGTTGTTTCTCCAGAGGTGAAGTTAGGTTAATGGCCTGCATATagtcatttaattaaaaaacagtttaatgtGAAAGGCAGTGTTCTTTTACAGTTGCAGCTATTTGGGGGAAATAAAAATTGTTAGTCAACTTGAAGTTTATAAGAAAGCTATTCAGTGGTCAGCGTAGTGGAACTTAAAGACTGCTGCCAAAATATAGGTTCGATTAAAAAATGTGCCCTGAAGACTCAATTTTTCCACAGGTAGTACTGAATGAAGGCAATGCCACGAGGCGCCAGCATTCAAATGGGATTATTCAAACAGGACTGATGTAAAATCCTTCAGTTTGTCACTATGACCAATCTTTATTTAGCAGAATGTAACCATTTACCTGTGCCATATATACTGACTTATATTGCACCTCTCACTTTTGTACAGAACCTGTAGGTGATGCTCTACTGAACTCCAACATGCAGTATAAAATGGACAGGGAAGGCAAATAGAATGTGAAACGGTTTGCTTTCAATAATTTATCAAAAATATTTTGGGTAACAAGAAATAACTGTGTTCAATGTAACATCGGAGTAAGAAGGTCCACACATCCAGGGGATGACGTCAGAAGGCCTTAATTAGTCCCTGAGATTTAAGAAGCTATGCTGTGCTCCAGCTGGGACTGGGCCGGTCCAAAGGTTCATGACACTCATTGTTCAGTCTGTGTGTCTGCGCACGGGATGAAACTTTCCTGTGGGGTCTGGAATGAACCACTTGTCCCACACATCCGAAAAAGAGGATGTTCTCCCCCAGGGCTTATAATGTCCATTCCAATGGAGGAGCTTGGCAGCTCTCACAAATTGGGGAGAGTATCGGTTTCCAGCTCCTGTAGTGCCTGAAAAGttaaaaagtagaaaagtaaacTATCTGCACATTTCTGAAGCAGCCAAAAGCCCTTAAAAATCTCAACACGTGCGAAGCACTGCATCCTCCGCTTAAGACGGTAACTGTTCAGGTCAATGCTTccttagaaaataaaataaaacaaaaagttctTCTAAATTCTTGGTGGTTTTCCGACAAGAATGAACAGGAACGTACCGAGGTGTCTCACGTGCCACGTTGGATTGATGGTGGAGTGACGTTTGTAAAAAACAATGAGGAGGGGTGGAGTGACGATGCTTTCTGCGAGTGTTTTACTGTACAGATCCTCACTGGGGAAAAGAAAACATGCAGCTTTATGAGAGCAAAAAAAGAGGCCTCTGATTAAACAGGAGTTGTTTTTATTAACGGTAAGATGCAGCTACTCCTGTGCCTCCTTCAATTGTCCAGAGATGTCTCTTTAAGATTCATCACGACACTTACTGAGTGTTGAGCTCCATCCAGTGTGCCAGCTGTTCAGTAACGTTCTGGTTCCTCCATTCAGTCAAGTTGGCGATAATGACCCCCGGGTTGAAAGAGCACGTGTTGGCCTTCATCCCCAGTCTCTTAATTGCTTCCTTCTTGAAGTCCAAGAAACCTATATAGTTGTTCTACAAAATATAACATTTCTGATTTAATCAAGCATCATTACTCAGTATTTATTCCTTTCTTCTTCCCCCTTCCCATGAACAAAAACGACTCTTTCCAGACATGCCCACCTGGTTTCCAGCCCCTCGAATGATGCCCTTAGCAGATGCTGAGTCGCagtcatcagagaaagcagctgCATGTCCTGGTCTGAGGTTGGTTTCATAAAGCTCTTGAATGTCTCCTTAGATCCAATACAACAGGCAAGTTAACTGATCAATGTACTCTCACGAGACCTTGTTTCTTATTGTTTAAGAAGATTTTCTTTTAGTTATACAACAAAAGATAATACTCATCCTTTGCAATGGTTTGTTACCTTGTACAATGATGTCATCATCCAAATAGATGGCTTTCTCTGCATCAGGTATGTAGAGAGGCAGATAAAATCTGGCAAAAGTCAACTGAGAAATACACAATTAACACCAATTACAACAAGAAAAGACATGAGCAGGAGCACGATCACTTATTTTCAGGAGGTCAAACTGTATTCAGTTGTCTTACGGGTTTTGCAGCCTCCAGCGACTGAGCATCCTTTGATAACTTCCCACTGAGGATCTCTGGATTGAAAATAACTAtcttgtattttgtattttttaattctGTGTTACTGAGCCACACCCTGTTGGTAAAATATAGAAACGGTTATGTCAGATTACTTAAAGAATCTTTTAAATTCCTGCCGTTTTGGCATGCAAGCAAATGGCTTTGTAGCCTTACTTTAGGTGGCCAACAGTATCATTCAGCGTCACAATGGTGAAGACCACGTTGGCTTTACTGTTCTGGTAGACACTGTTCATGGCTGCAACCACGGCGCCAAGTCTGTCCTCTGCAGCGGTGATGAGAATGGGgatttcctctcctttcctctccGACTCTCTCCTAAGGTTTGGAGACAACTCAACCTCAAAGGGATGAATCAGTCCATCATCTGGAAACAGACATAATCCACAAATTACCACCATAGTTTGATTTTTAACGCCCCTCACTTGTGAGATAATATGTAGGCAACTAAAACCCAATATATATTTTGGGCAGAAAGTGTACCCAGCATGTGAGCACACCTGCATCTCCAACACACAAGTATACCTGGGTTTTCTTGGTGTAAGAAGTCACTGAGATTGAGGAGATTCCGTTGTACTATGATCAGGAAGGCCACaaccaggaggaggaggatgaccaCGTTTACTGTGAATGACATGGGAGAGATGGTGTTAGTATGAACCGAGATGTATGAGGCCGCATTGCCATGCACTTACTGGGAAGTGCTCCTACATGCAAATGCCAGCCAGTTTCTTACATAAGCTTTAAATCTATTAATTCCCAATCAACGTGTTAGTTTTCCGATCACTTTGTTTAGACATACAGCAGATGTAGTAATGTtgcaaatacaaaataaaaattgcCCCACCTCTCCTCAGTGTCATGACAACCGTCGCATCGGTCACTCCAGGACGTCTAATAAACCGGTTTTAAAAAGGACTAAAGATTGGTTAAAGCGCAAAACGCCAACTTGAATGGAGCCCGCGTTGGTTTAATTGATTTGTATATTAATCTATAACACGGCTGCACGGCTGCGTGGCGACCACAAACCGGTGGCGCTTGACTTTGTCTGCTTAAATTTTATAATCTTGTCACCACCATGGAGTTTTAAGAGGGGGACATCATGGGTAAGACTAATTCACGTTGTAGCCAAACTGCCAACTCAACATCAACAAGTTTATCCCATCCACAATGCACGTAGTAGTAGGTGTTTCAGGGTGTGCCTGATTGAAAAAGCCCTATTTTCTTGCCGTTTTCCCTTCGTGGCGGTTCAGAAAATTAGTTGGACGGCTAAAACTTTCCACACGACGTAAAACAAATATGACCGTAACTCTTAACAGCTCAACCCATTCACTTCATTTAGGTATCCCTGAAAATGTGCTGCTTTGTCCACACTAAGGCACTCGGGAGTAAGCGGATGGGTCCTTTTTCAAAATACGACGTATCGTTTTAAAACCGGAAGTCAAGCTGCGTGCATACTTGGTAGTAAGAGCCAAAATATTTTTCGTTTAAGCAgttcattttcagaggaaacatGCTGTCTATGTTCAAGTCCATTCCCACGCATATGGTAAGAGATTATTATATGTTTTAAATTGGAAAAATTATTTCAAGAAGCCATTGGTTTAATTTATGTTGATTTACTCAGCTAAAGTTAAGCCACCTTACGTTAGCTTCTCGATGATGTGCTTACACGGGTAACAGCTGCTAACTAACTGCTATACCTGCAAAACCCAAACCAACCAACATCATTTCTGCGCTATACCCCAAAATAACAAATTCCATTTCCACCTTACCTGAAAAGCCCGTGGTTTGTAAGTGTTGGTTACTCGCAACCCTTACTTTGTGTTACAATTTAAAGTAGCTCGTTGTAAAGTTATTTTGCACTAGGGTCTTATTGAATATTGTAGAATAAGTACCTAAGGCTAAGGTGCAAGCAGCAGTCAAATTCAAATGAACCCATATATCACCGCACTGTCTTGGTGTCATTATTATTGCTttaatttaactattttttTGGCCGTTCAATTGTTACAGGATTACAAGGGCCAGAAGCTGGCTGAACAGATTTTCCAAGGAATCATACTCGTCTCAGCGGTAAGACACCATGACTCATGCAGAGCAGCTAAATACTCCATTTAGGGTGCATTCAGTTTTTACCTACAGTTTCGTTGATAACATTTTGCATTGCCTTCACAGGTGATTGGGTTCGTATATGGACTAATTGTCGAGCAGTTTGGGTGGACGGTGTACGTAGTGTTGGCTggttttgctgtgtcttgtgtggTAAGTTTTTGCTTTctgttatttgttgttttgtctccatGTGGCTCAATGGTAcacctttctcttttttccacAATAAATTGGACCTAAACACACTCTTGGTTCTCTTGTGGTCACGCATCATGTCAAGACTTTTTATAGGTGAGCAAAGTTTGCACCTCATACATAATACCATTTCTGTCCTTTTTACTTCAGTTGACCCTGCCTCCGTGGCCTATGTACCGGAGGAATCCTGTGCCCTGGCAGCCACTCATACCAGAGAGCAGCGGGGAGCCGAGCCAAAAGCCTCAGGAAAGcctcaagaagaagaagcacaaATAAATCAATAGCTGTCCCCTGTTTGGCtgtgaatgctttttttttttttttaaatatgggaAATGTTCCAGTTTCTTTCACAATTCACATTCGAAgcatttgggggaaaaaaaagtttgtcaaTACTGAAACGTGTGTCAGTTAATAAATATCTGATACTGTATGTTTTCTAAAGAGGATATTGGAAATGTGTCATGCACCCACAGCATATTTACTCATTTTCCCCTTAATTAAAATATTGGCTCTCGACGTAGCAGGAAGTAGGTGCAAAAATAAATTCAGGATTTATTGGAAAGAATTCAAATGTTAATATCTACAGTACATATAGTTTACATTATTGTTATAGAATAAAGTAAAGCAGAGGTTAGAAGTAGAGTCTTTTAAAGATAAACAGATTTAGAAATTCTAGCTTGCATTATAAATAATTGTGCACTACagataaacataaaaaaagacaaaatgttttGCATAGACATCCTGAACTTTGCAAGACTAATTTCACAGTCTGTGTTCATGCAGGAGAgaattttttaaacatttacatAACTGCACGGTAACAATTCCATGACTAAATCCTTAAGCTGAAGACAAATTCATCTTTGACTTGACTTTTTCCACTTCAGCACAAGTTTCTGCTCGACAGAGGAACCGTTTCTCTGACGATCTTTAGGGAAATGCACTTCTATGTGCTCCCATAGTTGGTGCTCTTCAAACCTTGAATGCAACGTCTTCGAAAAACTTCAGCTGCCTCACCATCACAGCGTAAGCTTGGTACTTATCTCCCATCTGGTCACGAAGGCAcagctgaacaaaaaaaaaagcaaaatcagCCAACCGACATCAGTTTGGAAACGGAGTGGTGGAGTTTCGCACTTTGCCGACAAGTTAACTGCACCGAAAATTAAGTTGGagaatgtgttgggtttggtttcttaaaaataaaaaactttccCAGATACACAAGGTTCCAAAATATAAAATCAGGACATTTAAACTGGGGTTATGATGTTGTTTGAAATGCTCCACTTACTTCCCTTTTGGTCTCGTCTTCCTCCTCCATGATTTCAAGCACTTTGTCCAACAGCTTGACACCCAGACCTTTGACCACATCTGTTCTCAGGTGCTCTATGGCTCTTCTTATTTTGGCTGGACCAGAAGTGGAAGCTTCTGGACAGAAACAGTTGTTAAATACAGTGAAGCTCCAGAAAGGACAACTGACTGAAGCCAGAGTTTGAAGTATCCAACCT
The Odontesthes bonariensis isolate fOdoBon6 chromosome 3, fOdoBon6.hap1, whole genome shotgun sequence DNA segment above includes these coding regions:
- the glt8d1 gene encoding glycosyltransferase 8 domain-containing protein 1 isoform X1; amino-acid sequence: MTLRRVNVVILLLLVVAFLIIVQRNLLNLSDFLHQENPDDGLIHPFEVELSPNLRRESERKGEEIPILITAAEDRLGAVVAAMNSVYQNSKANVVFTIVTLNDTVGHLKVWLSNTELKNTKYKIVIFNPEILSGKLSKDAQSLEAAKPLTFARFYLPLYIPDAEKAIYLDDDIIVQGDIQELYETNLRPGHAAAFSDDCDSASAKGIIRGAGNQNNYIGFLDFKKEAIKRLGMKANTCSFNPGVIIANLTEWRNQNVTEQLAHWMELNTHEDLYSKTLAESIVTPPLLIVFYKRHSTINPTWHVRHLGTTGAGNRYSPQFVRAAKLLHWNGHYKPWGRTSSFSDVWDKWFIPDPTGKFHPVRRHTD
- the glt8d1 gene encoding glycosyltransferase 8 domain-containing protein 1 isoform X2 produces the protein MSFTVNVVILLLLVVAFLIIVQRNLLNLSDFLHQENPDDGLIHPFEVELSPNLRRESERKGEEIPILITAAEDRLGAVVAAMNSVYQNSKANVVFTIVTLNDTVGHLKVWLSNTELKNTKYKIVIFNPEILSGKLSKDAQSLEAAKPLTFARFYLPLYIPDAEKAIYLDDDIIVQGDIQELYETNLRPGHAAAFSDDCDSASAKGIIRGAGNQNNYIGFLDFKKEAIKRLGMKANTCSFNPGVIIANLTEWRNQNVTEQLAHWMELNTHEDLYSKTLAESIVTPPLLIVFYKRHSTINPTWHVRHLGTTGAGNRYSPQFVRAAKLLHWNGHYKPWGRTSSFSDVWDKWFIPDPTGKFHPVRRHTD
- the spcs1 gene encoding signal peptidase complex subunit 1; the encoded protein is MLSMFKSIPTHMDYKGQKLAEQIFQGIILVSAVIGFVYGLIVEQFGWTVYVVLAGFAVSCVLTLPPWPMYRRNPVPWQPLIPESSGEPSQKPQESLKKKKHK
- the gnl3 gene encoding guanine nucleotide-binding protein-like 3, whose translation is MKRPKLRKASKRVSCSKRYKIQKKVREHKRKLRKEEKKKGGNKRVKKDLGVPSSAPFKEEVLREAEQRRLKIEEEKEQRRQAKKEERAQKRQKDKEAGIKESEPKAKKARRDDTANHSETQTAPDKSSKQFLCTELNKVIDASDVVIEVLDARDPLGCRCPQLEEALVQGEGNKKLLLVLNKIDLVPKENVERWIECLQKEFPVVAFKASTQIRDKTVQAKKSRIVASNEVLDKSRGAACFGYSCLSELLTGYAAQTQSEASLKVGIVGFPNVGKSSLINSMKGMMVCNAGVKRGITKTMQEVHISKTVKLIDSPGVVASPVNPSASMALRSLQVEEGHVSVLDAVKTLLKQCDNTQIMLQYNVPDFRNSLEFLTLLAKKRGFLQKGGVPNTEQAATAFLADWTGQKLSYHCKVPGTHCLPSYMTDTVVAEMQKDWDLTKGKAGNEETLQGVKFPNQASSITLISKGPTRGLLRVADISEEKPGPAAPEVNVEQNDEPEQTTEDSGEVEKAQKTSLQKKRVQFHSVPIDISLSTANAEDAYDFNTDFK